One stretch of Hydrogenovibrio kuenenii DSM 12350 DNA includes these proteins:
- a CDS encoding UPF0149 family protein: MNFDQISEAMVAYPELESPSFLQGLLMGLMCGDSDLKESAWVKRILEEADIKSVKESFLLVLHELYLEAEKGLNGSGFELELCLPDENESLKFRAAMLGQWCEGFLYGMGLVGQDEGKLTGDVSELFRDFGDIARIEILDLEEPTDEEESDFMQLMEFVRIGVLTINEELNPVEGSPVMTQQPPTDSLH; this comes from the coding sequence ATGAATTTTGATCAAATTAGCGAAGCAATGGTCGCTTACCCTGAACTTGAATCCCCTTCTTTTTTACAAGGTTTGCTGATGGGCCTTATGTGTGGCGATTCGGATTTAAAAGAAAGTGCTTGGGTCAAAAGAATTTTAGAAGAAGCAGATATTAAGTCTGTAAAAGAAAGTTTTTTACTGGTGTTGCATGAGCTTTATTTAGAAGCCGAAAAAGGGCTGAATGGTTCAGGATTTGAGCTGGAACTATGCTTGCCAGACGAGAATGAATCTTTGAAGTTTCGGGCAGCCATGCTCGGGCAATGGTGCGAAGGATTTTTATACGGTATGGGATTGGTCGGACAGGACGAAGGTAAGTTAACAGGAGATGTTAGCGAACTGTTCCGTGACTTTGGCGATATTGCCCGTATCGAAATTTTGGATTTGGAAGAACCAACGGATGAAGAAGAGTCTGACTTTATGCAATTAATGGAGTTCGTTAGAATCGGTGTGTTGACGATTAACGAAGAGCTCAATCCTGTTGAAGGTTCTCCCGTTATGACGCAACAACCACCGACGGATTCTTTGCATTAA
- the pepP gene encoding Xaa-Pro aminopeptidase, whose translation MNPQNSFVQRRQKVLDAMVDHSLLMISSGEEQIRNHDVEYPFRVQSDFYYLTGFEEPDAVLVLIKRSSNDHFEQQKSVLFLRPKDIEKEIWQGRRLGVIDAPSALKMDDAFSIEDFSDEMSDLIEGIEKLYFSFTQLSDWSELLTGWIAAQKAKARKGIEAPSSLLDADVMLHEMRVIKSGSEIDVMRKAAQISVQGHLAAMSWAAKQFMQKSARLGSEEPVYEYQMQAALEHKFKEQGSMRVAFNSIAAGGENACILHYTENNAPLKDGDLVLVDAGAEYQGYAGDITNTFPLNGRFSEAQKALYEVVLQAQQAAIAVIAPGVRYDEMHKASSQVLVEGLVSLGILNDDIDSLLKEEAYKPFFMHGTGHWLGMDVHDVGRYKIGGEWRLLEPGMVITVEPGLYISADVGKEYQVDQKFWNIGIRIEDDVLVTSSGHEVLTTGLPRTPQEIENFMQNEV comes from the coding sequence ATGAACCCCCAAAATTCTTTTGTGCAGAGAAGACAGAAAGTACTGGATGCCATGGTTGATCATTCTTTGTTGATGATCTCTTCTGGTGAAGAACAGATCCGCAATCATGATGTTGAATATCCCTTTCGTGTGCAGTCAGATTTTTACTATCTAACGGGTTTTGAAGAGCCTGATGCTGTGCTTGTGCTGATAAAACGTTCCTCAAATGACCATTTCGAACAGCAAAAAAGTGTGTTGTTTTTACGTCCGAAAGACATTGAAAAAGAAATCTGGCAAGGGCGTCGCCTTGGTGTCATAGATGCACCTTCAGCCCTTAAGATGGATGATGCTTTTTCCATAGAAGATTTTTCGGATGAAATGTCTGATCTGATTGAAGGTATAGAAAAGCTTTATTTTAGCTTTACGCAGTTGTCTGATTGGTCAGAGTTGTTAACAGGTTGGATAGCGGCACAAAAAGCGAAAGCGAGAAAAGGAATTGAAGCGCCTTCTAGTTTGTTAGATGCGGATGTGATGCTGCATGAAATGCGCGTTATTAAATCCGGTAGTGAAATCGACGTCATGAGAAAGGCTGCGCAAATTTCAGTGCAAGGTCATTTGGCAGCGATGTCTTGGGCGGCAAAACAGTTTATGCAAAAATCTGCCAGGCTGGGGTCGGAAGAACCTGTTTACGAATATCAGATGCAGGCTGCACTTGAACATAAGTTCAAAGAACAAGGTTCCATGCGAGTGGCTTTTAACTCTATTGCTGCTGGTGGAGAAAATGCCTGTATTCTGCATTACACAGAAAATAATGCACCATTAAAAGATGGTGATTTGGTGTTGGTCGATGCAGGTGCTGAGTATCAAGGTTATGCGGGTGATATTACCAACACTTTTCCATTGAATGGCCGTTTTTCAGAAGCGCAAAAAGCTTTGTATGAAGTCGTTTTGCAGGCTCAGCAAGCTGCGATTGCCGTTATTGCTCCTGGTGTTCGTTATGATGAGATGCATAAAGCATCGTCACAAGTATTAGTGGAAGGCCTGGTTTCACTGGGTATTTTAAATGACGATATTGATAGCTTACTAAAAGAAGAAGCCTATAAACCTTTCTTTATGCACGGTACTGGCCACTGGTTGGGTATGGATGTGCATGATGTGGGGCGTTATAAGATAGGTGGAGAGTGGCGACTTTTAGAACCTGGTATGGTGATAACGGTTGAGCCTGGTCTTTATATTTCTGCGGATGTTGGTAAAGAATACCAAGTTGATCAAAAATTTTGGAATATAGGTATTCGGATTGAGGATGACGTGCTTGTCACGAGTTCAGGTCATGAAGTACTGACCACAGGCTTGCCGAGAACGCCGCAAGAAATCGAAAACTTTATGCAAAATGAGGTTTAG
- a CDS encoding FAD-dependent monooxygenase, producing the protein MSKAAPSEAERTSIDAFINGGGPVGLILAIGLAAQNRQVVLVEKSLPKKGPSFDGRVLALSYGSRLVLEQLGIWQKLEPYVTEILDIHVSQKGFMGVTHLHASEVKVPALGYSVTAFDLGQVLWEIAQQTQNIQLFTECSLEGFEQNETRVSIDIQCSKNESRPLAFDAKILVGADGTYSKVREVLKLSLEESDYGAFGFIAKIETELNPNGWAFERFTSEGPVALLPMGGHFHKAVMVVPSAKMDEVKALSDDEFIARFTEKMGERLGRFVSVSERVAYPLKETYVPQMVVGRAVLMGNASHTQHPVAAQGLNLGISDIQAFLSAVEAENDLGNAEALLSYQTSQQTHHQKIMGFTDSLIQVFQAPSSVVGHMRGIGLMAMEAMPSLRKRLSKMAMGLAK; encoded by the coding sequence GTGTCTAAAGCAGCACCAAGTGAAGCCGAAAGAACATCTATAGATGCCTTCATCAATGGTGGAGGTCCTGTAGGATTGATTTTGGCGATAGGGCTGGCAGCGCAAAACAGGCAAGTAGTTTTGGTTGAAAAGTCGCTTCCCAAAAAAGGACCTTCTTTTGATGGACGAGTTCTGGCACTAAGCTATGGCTCACGTTTAGTGTTGGAACAGCTTGGTATCTGGCAAAAACTTGAACCTTATGTGACAGAAATATTGGATATCCATGTTTCGCAAAAAGGTTTTATGGGTGTGACACATTTACATGCTTCTGAGGTGAAAGTGCCTGCACTTGGTTATAGTGTGACGGCATTTGACTTGGGGCAAGTGCTTTGGGAAATCGCTCAGCAAACACAAAATATACAGCTTTTTACAGAGTGTAGTTTGGAAGGCTTTGAGCAAAACGAAACTCGGGTATCGATTGATATTCAATGCTCTAAAAATGAAAGTCGACCTTTGGCGTTTGACGCCAAGATTTTGGTGGGCGCGGATGGTACTTACTCAAAAGTAAGAGAAGTTCTTAAGCTTTCCTTAGAAGAAAGTGATTATGGTGCTTTCGGTTTTATTGCTAAAATTGAAACTGAGCTGAATCCAAATGGTTGGGCTTTTGAGCGCTTTACTTCTGAAGGTCCGGTAGCTTTGCTGCCTATGGGCGGCCATTTCCATAAGGCTGTTATGGTTGTGCCTAGTGCAAAAATGGATGAAGTAAAAGCTTTGAGTGATGATGAGTTTATCGCTCGTTTCACTGAAAAAATGGGCGAAAGGCTGGGGCGTTTTGTCAGTGTCAGTGAACGAGTGGCTTATCCATTAAAAGAAACTTATGTGCCGCAAATGGTTGTAGGACGAGCGGTATTGATGGGCAATGCTTCTCATACTCAGCACCCAGTTGCGGCCCAAGGATTGAATCTAGGGATTAGTGATATCCAAGCGTTTTTGTCAGCGGTTGAGGCAGAGAATGATCTGGGGAATGCAGAGGCATTACTGAGTTATCAAACATCGCAACAAACGCATCATCAGAAGATTATGGGTTTCACAGACAGTTTAATTCAGGTATTTCAAGCGCCCTCTTCAGTGGTGGGGCACATGAGAGGCATAGGCTTAATGGCAATGGAAGCTATGCCGAGTTTGCGGAAAAGATTGTCTAAAATGGCAATGGGTTTGGCAAAGTAA
- a CDS encoding UbiH/UbiF/VisC/COQ6 family ubiquinone biosynthesis hydroxylase — MAKTKQVKNQYNQSEDSLYDVAVVGGGMVGATVALGLAKGGFKVALIEKSRPSLEWQSSDSFETRVSALTRASENILKSLGAWPGILSKRYHAFTDMHVWEDISNAQVHFAAKDIEESNLGFVVENKVIQIALWEQLLEQQNVTILTDGLLASIQVAVQPGGISSTYLEFDNGNTIQASLVVGADGAFSKVRQMSGIGLESHDYEQCAVVGCVETELSHQNTCWQRYREEGPFAYLCMNGNISSIAWYMPVEKMDWAMSLDDKAFAEEVEKASGGCLGRVISVNKRDAFPLTRRHALEYVKPGIALVGDAAHTIHPQAGQGVNLGLLDAAALIETLVNAKQENAVSWSRFSVLRRYERWRKGDNQIVQRSMEGFDWLFEQDNNAKNAVRKALLPMANRMQAAKNWLMSQALKGRHALPELARD; from the coding sequence ATGGCAAAGACGAAGCAAGTTAAGAATCAATACAATCAATCAGAAGATTCTCTTTACGATGTTGCAGTTGTAGGGGGTGGCATGGTTGGTGCGACGGTTGCACTTGGCTTGGCTAAAGGTGGATTTAAGGTAGCTTTGATTGAAAAGTCTCGTCCGTCTTTGGAATGGCAATCTTCGGATTCTTTTGAAACGCGTGTGAGTGCTCTGACGCGTGCATCGGAAAACATTTTAAAAAGTTTGGGCGCTTGGCCGGGTATTCTCAGCAAGCGCTATCACGCCTTTACTGATATGCATGTTTGGGAAGATATTTCCAATGCTCAGGTTCATTTTGCTGCGAAGGATATAGAGGAATCTAATCTGGGCTTCGTGGTTGAAAACAAAGTGATTCAAATTGCGTTATGGGAACAGTTGCTTGAGCAGCAAAACGTAACGATCTTAACGGATGGTTTATTGGCTTCAATCCAAGTGGCGGTTCAGCCTGGGGGAATAAGTTCAACTTATCTAGAATTTGATAATGGAAACACTATTCAAGCTAGTCTAGTAGTTGGAGCTGATGGTGCTTTTTCTAAAGTGCGACAGATGTCTGGTATTGGCTTAGAATCTCATGATTATGAGCAATGTGCTGTGGTGGGGTGTGTCGAAACCGAGTTGAGCCATCAAAACACTTGTTGGCAACGTTATCGAGAGGAAGGACCTTTCGCTTACCTTTGCATGAATGGTAATATCAGTTCTATTGCATGGTATATGCCTGTTGAGAAAATGGATTGGGCCATGTCATTAGATGATAAAGCATTTGCTGAAGAAGTGGAAAAGGCTTCGGGTGGCTGTTTGGGGAGAGTCATCAGTGTTAATAAGCGTGATGCTTTTCCTTTGACAAGACGTCATGCTTTGGAATACGTTAAGCCAGGTATTGCCTTAGTGGGTGATGCTGCACACACAATCCATCCGCAAGCAGGCCAAGGTGTAAACTTAGGTTTGTTAGATGCAGCTGCACTTATTGAAACCTTGGTAAATGCCAAGCAAGAAAATGCAGTATCTTGGAGCCGTTTTTCTGTTTTGCGCCGATATGAGCGCTGGCGCAAAGGTGATAACCAAATCGTTCAACGATCGATGGAAGGATTTGACTGGTTGTTTGAACAAGACAATAATGCAAAAAATGCAGTAAGAAAAGCTTTGCTACCGATGGCAAATCGTATGCAAGCTGCAAAAAATTGGTTGATGTCACAAGCACTTAAAGGGCGACATGCTTTGCCTGAACTTGCTAGAGATTAG
- a CDS encoding potassium channel family protein: MRDEDLESPGLLKDSVQERIKQVNLRAILGVESVNADESQLAITVGRIFTVAVVIALIAVLIQLVLGLARDHQGDFYVTVGVWVVFAAELGVNLLLVKNRKRYLLHNWLNVAIVVFAFPWFDYGTEWAAILRILRFMLLIRVVVDIFWDVVLVLKRNNFWLVLLAETILIIVSGAIFAALEHRDFSTGIWYSLVTITTVGYGDVVPYTEKGRIFGAILIVFGVVFFSLITANISAFLVGAEQRRTEKEILEYVKITKLRLEEQSELHEKRMNHILTQLTEKLETIEDEIEERQHAHRLAKRVNEFEDKLSNDSMHFQRRLDEIEKHINRRAQELE; this comes from the coding sequence ATGAGAGATGAAGATTTAGAGTCCCCGGGTCTGTTGAAGGATTCAGTGCAAGAAAGAATCAAGCAGGTTAACCTGAGAGCTATCCTTGGGGTAGAGAGCGTTAATGCGGATGAAAGTCAGTTAGCGATAACGGTGGGGCGAATATTTACAGTCGCGGTTGTTATAGCTCTAATTGCTGTTTTAATTCAACTGGTATTAGGGCTTGCTCGTGATCATCAAGGTGATTTTTATGTCACAGTAGGCGTTTGGGTGGTATTTGCTGCTGAGTTAGGTGTGAACCTTCTCTTGGTAAAAAATAGGAAACGCTATCTACTTCATAATTGGTTGAATGTTGCCATTGTCGTTTTTGCATTTCCATGGTTTGATTATGGAACAGAGTGGGCAGCTATTCTAAGAATATTGAGGTTTATGCTGCTCATTAGGGTTGTTGTGGATATTTTTTGGGATGTCGTGCTTGTCTTGAAACGCAATAACTTTTGGTTGGTGCTTTTAGCTGAAACTATTTTGATTATTGTTTCGGGTGCTATTTTTGCAGCATTGGAACACCGAGATTTCTCAACGGGTATCTGGTATTCATTGGTCACCATTACGACAGTAGGTTATGGAGATGTTGTCCCTTATACTGAAAAAGGGCGCATTTTTGGCGCGATTTTGATTGTATTTGGTGTGGTCTTCTTTTCACTGATTACGGCGAATATTTCAGCGTTCTTAGTTGGTGCGGAGCAAAGAAGAACTGAAAAAGAAATTTTAGAGTACGTTAAAATCACTAAGTTGCGCTTGGAAGAGCAGTCTGAGTTGCATGAAAAACGTATGAACCATATCTTGACGCAGTTAACCGAAAAGCTTGAAACGATTGAGGATGAAATCGAAGAAAGGCAACATGCGCACCGACTGGCAAAACGTGTTAATGAATTTGAAGATAAACTGTCAAACGACTCAATGCATTTCCAGCGTCGGTTAGATGAAATTGAAAAGCATATTAATAGACGTGCTCAAGAATTAGAGTAA
- a CDS encoding LysR family transcriptional regulator: MADRRLQVFYTVAKVLSFTKAAETLHMTQPAVTLQVKQLEEFFNTRLFDRTHNKISLTDAGKIVYDYAEKILDHYDKMNSEVRELTGEVTGSLLIGASTTIAEYMLPSLLGAFKKQFEDVNIRLQVGNTDAIVAMVENNMIDLGVVEAPVYNKNLEVEVCRLDEMVLIVPLGHPLSNRDKISVEDIRKYHYISREEGSGSRSVIDSYIREQGLSYSDLRVVMELGSPEAVKMAVESDVGVAIVSRTTITKELKLGTLKAIPLDPPLDRPFSHVRQKHKFRHRAVGELLDFAVDYCKEKAVEQGFKLPSEEDMEKYTSKSSSN; encoded by the coding sequence ATGGCAGATAGAAGGCTCCAAGTTTTTTATACTGTTGCAAAAGTTCTAAGTTTTACAAAAGCAGCAGAAACCCTTCATATGACCCAACCAGCGGTCACATTACAAGTAAAGCAACTCGAAGAATTTTTTAATACTCGTCTCTTTGACAGAACGCATAACAAAATCTCATTGACGGATGCCGGCAAGATTGTCTATGACTATGCCGAGAAGATTCTCGATCACTACGATAAGATGAATAGTGAGGTGAGGGAGCTTACGGGTGAGGTGACCGGTAGCTTACTTATTGGGGCAAGTACCACGATTGCTGAATATATGTTGCCTAGCCTGCTTGGTGCGTTCAAGAAGCAATTTGAAGATGTTAATATTCGCCTGCAAGTTGGGAATACGGATGCTATCGTTGCTATGGTCGAGAACAATATGATTGATCTTGGCGTGGTAGAGGCACCTGTTTATAACAAAAACTTGGAAGTAGAAGTTTGCCGTTTAGATGAGATGGTGTTGATTGTTCCATTAGGGCATCCGCTTTCTAATCGAGACAAAATTTCAGTTGAAGATATTCGTAAGTATCACTATATCTCACGTGAAGAAGGTTCAGGTTCTCGTTCAGTGATTGATAGCTATATCCGTGAACAAGGTTTGAGTTACTCTGACTTGAGAGTGGTTATGGAACTTGGTAGTCCAGAAGCCGTTAAGATGGCAGTAGAATCAGATGTAGGGGTTGCGATTGTATCTAGAACAACCATTACCAAAGAACTGAAGTTAGGCACTCTAAAAGCTATTCCATTAGATCCGCCACTAGATCGTCCGTTCTCTCATGTGCGTCAAAAACACAAGTTTAGACATAGAGCAGTTGGTGAGCTTTTGGATTTTGCGGTAGATTACTGTAAAGAGAAAGCTGTTGAGCAAGGGTTTAAATTACCTTCTGAAGAAGATATGGAGAAGTATACTTCTAAGTCGTCATCAAATTGA
- a CDS encoding PhoH family protein, whose translation MTDTVKRLFILDTNVLMHDPMALFNFEEHDIFLPMTVLEELDAGKKGMSEVSRNVRETNRLIDQIINKATFEEIKQGLDLERIHPNKDADNSHLGKLFFETEPLLAELPKSLPSHKADNHILQTGLALKAMYPDRGVTLVTKDINMRIKSSAAGLHSEDYYNDRVLEDADLLFSGWEVLPENFFEDNFSKMKSWQENNNTFYEIEVGDNSHWYPNQCLVSENESGFSAIVRNIHNGVATLEYMHNFENNKHNVWGISARNHEQNMALNFLLDPGIDFVSLLGVAGTGKTLLALAAALQQTLDEGVYNEIIMTRATIPIGDDIGFLPGTEEEKMTPWMGALMDNLEVLTKSEGHTDWEKETTQELLNKRIKIKSLNFMRGRTFQNKYIILDEAQNLTPKQMKTLVTRAGEGTKIVCLGNIGQIDSPYLTETTTGLTYIVDRFKSWPHAAHITLKQGERSRLAEFASDNL comes from the coding sequence ATGACTGATACCGTAAAAAGACTTTTTATTCTCGACACTAATGTATTGATGCATGATCCCATGGCATTGTTCAACTTTGAAGAGCACGACATCTTTTTGCCAATGACCGTGCTGGAAGAGTTAGATGCAGGCAAAAAAGGGATGTCGGAAGTTTCCCGAAACGTACGTGAAACCAACCGCTTGATTGATCAGATTATCAACAAAGCAACTTTTGAAGAAATCAAACAGGGCTTAGATTTAGAGCGCATACACCCTAATAAAGACGCTGATAATTCTCATCTTGGCAAATTGTTCTTTGAAACTGAACCATTACTGGCAGAACTACCAAAATCACTACCTAGCCATAAAGCGGATAACCATATTCTTCAAACCGGTTTAGCACTGAAAGCCATGTATCCAGATCGTGGCGTAACACTGGTCACGAAAGATATTAACATGCGCATCAAGTCTTCTGCAGCAGGCCTCCACTCTGAAGACTACTACAACGACCGCGTACTAGAAGATGCTGATCTATTATTCAGTGGCTGGGAAGTTTTGCCTGAGAACTTTTTTGAAGACAATTTCAGCAAAATGAAGTCCTGGCAAGAAAACAACAATACCTTTTATGAAATTGAAGTTGGAGACAATAGCCACTGGTATCCAAACCAATGTTTAGTCAGTGAAAACGAATCAGGGTTTAGCGCCATTGTTCGCAATATTCACAATGGTGTGGCTACGCTCGAATACATGCACAATTTTGAAAACAACAAACATAATGTTTGGGGCATTAGTGCAAGAAACCACGAACAAAACATGGCTTTGAACTTTTTACTCGACCCAGGGATCGACTTTGTTTCACTATTAGGCGTTGCAGGTACAGGGAAAACATTACTTGCCTTAGCTGCTGCCTTGCAACAAACGCTTGACGAAGGTGTTTACAACGAAATCATTATGACTCGTGCGACAATTCCAATTGGTGATGACATTGGTTTTTTACCTGGAACGGAAGAAGAGAAAATGACGCCGTGGATGGGAGCCTTAATGGATAACCTTGAGGTTCTCACCAAATCCGAAGGACATACCGACTGGGAAAAAGAAACCACACAGGAATTGCTAAACAAACGCATCAAAATCAAATCTCTAAACTTTATGCGTGGGCGCACCTTCCAAAACAAATACATTATTTTAGATGAAGCGCAAAACCTCACTCCAAAACAAATGAAAACGCTGGTCACTCGTGCAGGCGAAGGCACCAAAATCGTTTGTTTAGGAAACATCGGACAAATTGACTCTCCTTACCTAACGGAGACGACAACGGGCTTAACTTATATCGTTGACCGTTTTAAAAGCTGGCCTCATGCAGCACACATCACCTTAAAACAAGGTGAACGTTCTCGTTTGGCAGAGTTTGCTTCGGACAACCTTTAA
- a CDS encoding peroxiredoxin, which translates to MSLKIGDVIPTFNLEATSNQTITQDLLFGHYTVIYFYPKDNTPGCTNEGLDFTQHFDDFQALNTQIFGVSKDSIKKHENFKAKYSFPFELISDDNEVLCQIFDVIKLKKNYGREYLGIERSTFLIDPEGKLIYEWRKVRVKEHVNDVLNQVRQLQSN; encoded by the coding sequence ATGAGCCTGAAAATTGGGGACGTTATTCCAACGTTTAACTTAGAAGCCACATCCAACCAGACTATAACGCAAGACCTTTTATTCGGCCACTATACAGTCATTTACTTTTACCCCAAAGACAATACGCCAGGCTGTACTAATGAAGGCCTAGATTTCACTCAGCACTTTGATGACTTTCAAGCACTAAACACGCAAATTTTCGGCGTTTCAAAAGACAGCATCAAAAAACATGAAAACTTTAAAGCAAAATACAGCTTTCCATTTGAATTGATCAGTGATGACAACGAGGTCCTCTGTCAAATCTTCGATGTTATCAAACTTAAAAAGAACTACGGTCGTGAATATCTTGGTATCGAAAGGAGTACTTTCTTGATCGACCCTGAGGGCAAATTGATTTACGAATGGCGTAAAGTCAGAGTAAAAGAACACGTCAATGACGTGCTCAACCAAGTTCGCCAACTACAATCCAATTAA
- the dapA gene encoding 4-hydroxy-tetrahydrodipicolinate synthase: MFRGSMVALVTPMLADESVDFDALENLIELHVKSKTKAIVAVGTTGESATLDMEEHCRVVRFVVEKAAGRIPVIAGTGANSTSEAIELTQCAKEAGADACLLVTPYYNKPTQEGLYLHYKKIAETVDIPQILYNVPGRTACDLLPETVGRLASIKNIIGIKEATGDLSRVAKIKALVSEDFDLYTGDDATGIEFVLLGGHGTISVTANVAPAIMAEAFDEALAGNADKARALDAKVAELHSKLFVEANPIPVKWAMFEMGLIGSAIRLPLTSLSSAYHDVVRQALRTAGAL, from the coding sequence GTGTTTAGAGGAAGTATGGTTGCTTTGGTCACGCCAATGTTGGCGGACGAATCCGTGGATTTCGATGCGCTTGAAAACTTAATTGAGCTACATGTCAAATCCAAGACCAAGGCAATTGTCGCGGTCGGTACCACGGGAGAGTCTGCGACCCTTGATATGGAAGAGCACTGTCGAGTCGTGCGTTTTGTTGTTGAAAAGGCTGCGGGACGTATCCCGGTGATTGCTGGAACAGGCGCAAACTCGACTTCTGAAGCTATTGAGTTGACACAATGCGCTAAAGAAGCGGGGGCAGATGCTTGTTTGTTGGTGACGCCTTATTACAACAAGCCTACGCAAGAAGGGCTGTATCTGCATTATAAAAAGATAGCTGAAACGGTTGATATCCCTCAGATTCTATACAATGTTCCTGGCCGTACTGCTTGTGATCTTTTGCCAGAAACGGTGGGTCGTCTAGCTTCTATTAAAAATATTATCGGTATAAAAGAAGCAACGGGCGATCTATCTCGTGTTGCAAAAATAAAAGCCTTGGTTTCAGAGGATTTTGATCTTTATACGGGTGATGATGCAACCGGTATCGAATTTGTTTTATTAGGCGGGCACGGAACTATTTCAGTAACGGCAAACGTTGCGCCTGCGATAATGGCGGAAGCTTTTGATGAAGCCTTAGCTGGTAATGCAGATAAAGCTAGAGCGCTTGACGCAAAAGTTGCTGAGTTACACTCCAAGTTGTTTGTGGAAGCCAATCCTATTCCTGTTAAATGGGCAATGTTTGAAATGGGGCTGATTGGCTCCGCAATACGTTTACCTTTAACTTCTTTATCATCAGCCTATCATGATGTTGTTAGACAGGCATTAAGAACCGCTGGGGCACTCTAA
- a CDS encoding outer membrane protein assembly factor BamC, with translation MKFIHFLKRAAVIMMAAFFLASCSSTASKNANDVLNNYDDTDYRTTETKLAPNLEVPPNLLAPRAAPDGFAQALKEEKADEPKQTIPTYKAQNIKVESNFSERWLVIKSLSSDQVWKGVTAFLTSSGFKIKESRKDIGLIKTDFTPRKEIVPPDAMSSITRVLNSWRPELATGGYDRVTARIVYDADKNETRVYFYNTTIYDATSINDNDSITVEDATGWRIRHYSPLAEAVTLYQALIFFGTSQEDALKQIQSVEQQRQLVGGDSEFEGVLFNADKDTVWNYLIAMVYRSGWQIDHMKPKSYALWVKIPEGLKKDKSFMSKLAFWKSDGVAKPVVVKLSLSDVKDAKTTQSLLRVQALESATPLNADQQKAIVQSMGLLTK, from the coding sequence ATGAAATTTATTCACTTTTTAAAGCGTGCGGCTGTCATCATGATGGCAGCATTTTTTCTCGCATCTTGTTCATCCACAGCTTCTAAAAATGCCAACGATGTTTTAAATAATTATGACGATACTGACTATCGTACAACTGAAACTAAGTTGGCACCGAATCTTGAAGTGCCACCTAATTTATTGGCACCACGCGCTGCCCCTGATGGTTTCGCTCAAGCGCTAAAAGAAGAAAAGGCTGACGAGCCTAAGCAAACGATTCCCACCTATAAGGCTCAAAATATAAAAGTGGAATCCAATTTTTCTGAACGTTGGCTGGTGATTAAAAGCTTAAGTAGCGACCAGGTCTGGAAAGGTGTGACAGCATTTTTAACTTCCAGTGGCTTTAAAATTAAAGAATCTCGTAAAGATATAGGGTTAATTAAGACGGACTTTACGCCTAGAAAAGAAATAGTGCCGCCAGATGCAATGAGTTCTATTACACGAGTCTTGAATAGCTGGCGCCCAGAGTTGGCAACAGGTGGTTATGATAGAGTGACCGCTAGAATTGTTTATGATGCAGACAAGAATGAAACTCGTGTCTACTTCTATAACACAACTATTTATGATGCGACTTCAATAAATGATAATGACTCGATTACGGTAGAAGATGCAACTGGCTGGCGAATCCGACATTATAGCCCGTTAGCTGAAGCGGTTACGCTATACCAGGCTTTGATCTTCTTTGGGACATCACAAGAAGATGCCTTAAAACAAATTCAGTCAGTTGAACAGCAGCGTCAGTTAGTGGGTGGCGATAGTGAGTTTGAAGGTGTTTTGTTCAATGCAGATAAAGATACTGTTTGGAATTATCTAATCGCGATGGTTTATCGTTCAGGTTGGCAGATTGACCATATGAAACCTAAATCCTATGCGCTTTGGGTGAAAATTCCTGAAGGTCTTAAAAAAGATAAGAGCTTTATGTCCAAACTGGCTTTTTGGAAGTCTGATGGCGTAGCTAAGCCAGTGGTCGTTAAATTATCATTAAGTGATGTTAAAGATGCTAAAACGACGCAAAGCCTCTTGAGAGTTCAAGCTCTTGAATCGGCAACGCCATTAAATGCAGATCAACAGAAAGCGATTGTTCAGTCGATGGGTCTGCTTACAAAATAA